In Cryptococcus deuterogattii R265 chromosome 4, complete sequence, a genomic segment contains:
- a CDS encoding U3 small nucleolar RNA-associated protein 14 produces the protein MARQSKPFTASTVSQEKPKKQVIKKKKLDPANAYTYLPSLPKRHRTSAFQNSLSYEELQQAKESSKGRHHDEDDEESMQERVRKVAMMIASEGPQEVDSEESEVDSDEAWESDGSDEERWGDVFKELEKGKGKKKAKDVVRKPAKPLTVNLDESDGEAPKKTAKKSSAPTPPESADEDEDDDEDEGEEEDEDEEMSGEEDDSADDDQDEDELLELSDEDEDPDTLADLDAFVDQLAASDKKRKATETDNDSSAEQKKRRVLPVKFRQEIKDDAALKSNQKLDISSLISSHPSLASASALIKPTKPSSAKSILKGGVLAAPLPTVQQERLDREAAYAQTKTEGQKWSTLMKRVKEAEHLSFPLQAKERGGVKSANEILAGFKPQNEMESAVQALLNKANLTEDELTKHEDLQMEAREMTEEEIKARRAELRYQRELLFRAEAKAKRVAKIKSKTFRKLARKRAAKENPEMALEDLERLDPEAAQIEREKIERERAIERATLRHGAKNRWARGVGGEADEDERMAKEAMLDMKEKLLRKIQGKDEGSSSEEESEDEDEDEETVKAKAFDQLAQLSADSGTASQAEGKKGLMQMKFMQKAQERRMKEVAEQEKDARMQIELFGEDGEREEESGSESDEEPAVVNVGRNEGRLKFTGPTPGTNPPESPTLPTPSGQDPIPAPKPKSIFARAPSPPTEESNPWLTSTSSSGPSRKRHAQLGSQLSNETKAVESIKKASKRREDEEEDEKVDIDVEAPIAPKSMEISSKMGKAKNKAPAAAVTVQTAQAEEQEEDEEITDLLPASGVKAFKQRDLVAEAFAGDNVVEDFAAEKARQIEADAPKVEDTSLPGWGSWGGKGAKKRKINPKFLVKTAGIEPTARKDFAHSNVIITEKKDRKASQFQLKDLPYPYTSKEQYEKSFEVPVGNEWNSRSGFQRGTLPRVVKKPGAIIEPVRRLF, from the exons ATGGCGAGACAGTCAAAGCCATTCACGGCATCTACTGTTTCACAAGAAAAGCCTAAGAAGCAGGTCAttaagaaaaagaagcttgaCCCAGCCAACGCATACACCTACCTCCCGTCTCTCCCCAAACGCCACCGTACATCCGCCTTCCAGAACTCGCTCAGTTACGAAGAGCTCCAACAGGCCAAGGAGTCGTCCAAGGGACGACAccatgatgaagatgatgaggagtCTATGCAGGAGAGAGTGCGAAAAGTCGCGATGATGATTGCTTCTGAAGGGCCTCAAGAAGTGGATAGCGAAGAAAGTGAAGTGGACTCTGACGAGGCTTGGGAGAGTGATGGAAGtgacgaagagagatggGGTGATGTGTTTaaagagctggaaaagggaaaggggaagaagaaggcaaaagaTGTCGTTAGAAAA CCTGCGAAGCCATTGACTGTCAATCTTGACGAGAGCGATGGTGAGGCCCCAAAGAAAACCGCCAAGAAGTCAAGCGCTCCTACCCCTCCGGAATCAGCggacgaagacgaagatgatgatgaggatgagggcgaagaagaggatgaagacgaagaaatgtctggcgaagaagacgattCTGCGGACGACGaccaagatgaagacgaattATTAGAACTTtcagatgaagacgaagatcCCGACACACTCGCCGATCTTGACGCCTTTGTCGACCAACTTGCCGCGTCCGACAAGAAACGCAAAGCAACAGAGACCGACAACGACTCTTCAGctgagcagaagaagagacgtGTCTTGCCTGTCAAGTTTAGACAGGAAATCAAAGATGATGCAGCTTTAAAGAGCA ACCAAAAATTGGAtatctcctctctcatctcatcCCACCCCTCTCTTGCTTCCGCCTCTGCTCTTATCAAACCCACCAAACCATCCTCTGCCAAGTCCATCCTCAAGGGCGGTGTTCTCGCtgcccctcttcccactgTCCAACAAGAACGACTTGACCGTGAGGCTGCTTACGCCCAAACCAAGACAGAAGGTCAAAAATGGTCCACCTTGATGAAACGAGTCAAAGAGGCCGAACACttgtcttttcctctccaagCCAAGGAGCGCGGTGGTGTCAAATCCGCCAACGAGATCCTTGCCGGGTTCAAGCCCCAAAATGAAATGGAATCCGCTGTCCAAGCACTCTTAAATAAGGCCAACCTGACGGAGGACGAGCTCACGAAACATGAAGACCTCCAAATGGAAGCTCGTGAGatgacggaagaagagatcaaaGCCCGTCGAGCCGAACTTCGATACCAGCGTGAACTCCTTTTCCGCGCTGAAGCCAAAGCTAAACGTGTGGCCAAGATCAAATCCAAGACATTTAGGAAACTTGCTCGAAAACGGGCTGCAAAGGAAAACCCCGAGATGGCATTAGAGGACCTTGAGAGGCTTGATCCCGAGGCGGCGCAgattgagagagagaagattgagcGTGAGCGGGCAATAGAGCGAGCGACCTTGAGACATGGCGCGAAGAATAGATGGGCGAGGGGAGTGGGTGGTGAAGccgatgaagacgagaggatGGCAAAGGAGGCAATGTTGGATATGAAAGAGAAACTGTTGAGGAAGATCCAGGGTAAGGATGAAGGTTCATCCTCCGAagaggaaagtgaagacgaggatgaagatgaggaaacCGTCAAGGCCAAGGCGTTTGACCAGCTCGCTCAGCTCAGTGCTGATTCCGGTACGGCCTCACAAGCTGAAGGCAAAAAGGGTCTCATGCAAATGAAGTTTATGCAAAAGGCgcaagagaggaggatgaaggaagtcGCAGAGCAGGAGAAAGATGCTCGTATGCAAATCGAGCTCTtcggagaggatggagaaagagaagaagagagcggGAGCGAAAGCGACGAAGAGCCGGCCGTTGTTAATGTCGGTAGGAATGAAGGGAGACTCAAATTCACCGGTCCTACTCCTGGT ACCAACCCCCCCGAATCACCAACTCTTCCTACCCCTTCAGGCCAAGACCCCATCCCCGCACCCAAACCCAAGTCCATCTTTGCCCGTGCCCCCTCTCCCCCTACTGAAGAATCGAACCCCTGGCTCACTTCTACCAGCTCCTCCGGCCCCTCTCGAAAACGTCACGCTCAACTTGGATCACAGCTTAGCAACGAGACCAAGGCTGTTGAATCTATCAAGAAGgcaagcaagagaagagaggatgaagaagaggatgagaaggttGATATCGATGTGGAGGCACCCATCGCCCCCAAATCAATGGAGATCTCCAGCAAGATGGGTAAGGCTAAGAATAAGGCACCTGCTGCTGCGGTTACGGTTCAGACGGCTCAGGCagaggaacaggaggaagatgaggagattaCAGACTTGCTTCCTGCCAGTGGTGTTAAAGCGTTCAAACAACGTGATCTTGTTGCTGAAGCATTTGCGGGTGATAATGTTGTGGAGGACTTTGCGGCTGAAAAGGCTAGGCAGATTGAGGCGGATGCTCCAAAGGTTGAAGATACCTCTCTCCCTGGATGG GGATCATGGGGCGGCAAGGGTGCAAAGAAGCGCAAGATTAACCCCAAGTTCCTCGTCAAGACAGCCGGCATCGAGCCTACTGCCCGAAAGGACTTTGCCCATTCCAACGTTATCATcacagagaagaaggacaggaAGGCATCCCAATTCCAGCTCAAGGACCTGCCTTACCCTTACACGAGCAAGGAGCAGTACGAGAAGAGCTTTGAGGTACCTGTGGGTAATGAATGGAACAGCAGGAGCGGGTTCCAGAGGGGTACTCTGCCCAGGGTTGTTAAAAAG CCTGGAGCCATTATCGAACCGGTCAGGAGGCTGTTCTAG
- a CDS encoding F-type H+-transporting ATPase subunit delta, which yields MFTSRLAPALRALPRQASALRIARRGYAEAAATDGKLQLSLVLPHQSLYSSTGVIQVNIPAATGDMGVLANHVPSVEALRPGVIEVIEENGQQGKKWFVSAGFATVHGNNSLTINAVEAYPLDKFSLENIKSGLADANRVLGSNAPESEKAVARIEVDVYEGLQAALSK from the exons ATGTTCACTTCCCGACTCGCCCCTGCTCTCCGTGCCCTCCCTCGACAGGCTTCTGCCCTTCGAATTGCTCGACGTGGGTACGCTGAGGCTGCTGCCACCGACGGCAAGTTGCAGCTGAGTTTGGTCCTTCCTCACCAG TCCCTCTACTCTTCTACCGGTGTCATCCAAGTCAACATCCCCGCCGCCACTGGTGACATGGGCGTCCTCGCCAACCACGTTCCTTCCGTCGAGGCCCTTAGGCCTGGTGTGATTGAGGTTATTGAGGAGAATGGACAGCAGGGCAAGAAGTGGTTTG TTTCCGCCGGTTTCGCCACCGTCCACGGCAACAACTCCCTTACCATCAACGCCGTTGAGGCTTACCCCCTTGACAAGTTCTCTCTCGAG AACATCAAGTCCGGTCTTGCCGACGCCAACCGAGTTCTTGGCTCCAACGCTCCTGAATCTGAGAAGGCTGTGGCTAGGATCGAGGTCGACGTTTACGAGGGTCTCCAGGCCGCGCTTTCCAAGTAA
- a CDS encoding DNA polymerase gamma 1, giving the protein MRKALDISRLTRPARIRCRPYLFLRRRSFSSSASRSKPLGTPAKASNVKEEEVEKSLLPAFGARRAEMEDYILAMEMAKLEDGYAQPRARKIRKSKFPSLHDPQSFLWDSQQASSSKVASSARTSQPSRKGKEKEVVVDGYRASNSDQDVKSLKDAKPINLGESKSGPRRNPVGVQMLSPSFHSQLFPGQPLPKPPQAILDISKRHLKDNDLSPEGAAVLPEISFDLPPLRGNNIRDHFHALGRYTAEPYASMARTFAATTLPAKPDKWEMELPGWTKYYSDGRMEAVDDLGDETLVSFDVEVLYKLSRFPVMATAVTPNAWYSWLSPVIFQPPPAEIPEPPPPWEASTLTCHPHELIPLFNNKSSRPRIVIGHNVGYDRARVKEEYSLERTQTRWLDTLSLHVSTRGITSVQRPAWMAYRKNKKAKKLREQENLSILQEMAEKSGDGAIMESLQEFGAASETEEAEALQGRWEDVTSMNSLAEVAALHCGYAVDKSVRDSFGDDSIKHASQIRSELHQLLSYCADDVRVTHDVYAKVFPLFLESCPHPATLSGVLAMGNSFLPVDQSWKEYLRNAEETYREMDAAVKKALRLLAEKLRAEGEPKKEDPWASQLDWSPKTARWSDEDLEGTLKYPVQPREGSQPRKPDSSSSASSPAWVTQISSNHSVLKSNMSQRYLLPLLLRMSFKGHPVAYLSEHGWCFMVPHDQVGDYFDTHGSPHMLSTKDKKLEKLEESYSFFRIGKADSPKKVKLVGPSIKPFVNSGELTSAYPELLAKVKKADLNDVVEDLWECVVDMENFKESEWGQQLDWTLVTEDVSLSNDVSLSSSGSSLRASSSKKSKTNFITWPKWYWDLTGPVSRLPVGELDLTCKKTIAPLLLRLQWQGFPLVHSKEHKWLYRVPRKVYNEEDERIAKARGLPVSFKIEGPDSVFARDDDHIYFRLPHKDGEGKNVGNPLSKSFVKSIESGELASAAAESGDDVAAKAATDATNMNAFCSYWISSRERIMDQMVVYRDQEFGMILPQVITMGTVTRRAVEATWLTASNAKKNRVGSELKAMVRAPPGYSIVGADVDSEELWISSVMGDSQFGMHGATAIGWMTLEGTKSAGTDLHSKTANILGISRDAAKVFNYSRIYGAGKKHAVQLLLQGDSKLTKETAGKLADNLYKSTKGAKAVRARNLPLASLPSLWHGGSESYLFNTLEAIALSDRPTTPALGCGVTRALRKSYLDENASYLPSRINWVVQSSGVDYLHLLIVSMEYLIKKYDIQARYLLSVHDEVRYLAKEEDRYRAALALQIANAWTRALFCFNLGIDDMPQGITFFSAVDIDHVLRKEVFLTCETPSHPKVIPAGESLDINALLEKIPRGDLGTPIPDDLQPSTNIKPPVALFPNIQSTRHREFLQAQASKGGMAAKKWLDDLPPVVQDTDESK; this is encoded by the exons ATGCGCAAGGCGCTCGATATATCCAGGCTTACTCGGCCTGCTCGTATACGATGCCGGCCgtatctttttcttcgACGCAGGTCGTTCTCGTCGTCTGCTTCACGAAGCAAACCATTGGGAACACCTGCGAAGGCCTCAAAtgtgaaggaggaggaagttgagaaatctctccttcctgccTTCGGAGCTCGACGAGCGGAAATGGAGGATTATATACTGGCTATGGAAATGGCTAAATTGGAAGATGGCTATGCGCAGCCGCGAG CCAGGAAGATTCGCAaatccaaatttccttCCCTACATGATCCTCAGTCTTTTCTGTGGGATTCACAGCAGGCCTCGTCATCCAAGGTTGCCTCATCCGCACGAACGTCACAACCAAGCAGGAAGGgtaaagagaaagaagtaGTTGTAGATGGTTACCGGGCGAGTAACTCAGATCAAGATGTCAAAAGTCTGAAGGACGCCAAACCCATCAACTTGGGGGAAAGCAAGAGTG GTCCACGGCGGAATCCTGTTGGAGTACAAATGCTCTCCCCAtcattccattcccaacTCTTTCCTGGCCAACCTTTGCCCAAGCCCCCTCAAGCTATTTTAGATATCTCCAAGCGTCATCTCAAAGATAACGACCTTTCTCCAGAAGGAGCCGCCGTCCTCCCCGAAATATCGTTTGATTTGCCACCTTTACGTGGGAACAACATACGGGATCACTTCCACGCTCTGGGGCGATACACGGCAGAACCATATGCCAGTATGGCCAGAACGTTTGCAGCGACCACGCTTCCTGCCAAACCTGACAAATGGGAAATGGAGCTGCCAGGGTGGACAAAGTACTATTCAGATGGGAGAATGGAGGCGGTAGATGATCTGGGCGACGAAACTTTGGTTTCATTTGACGTCGAAGTTCTCTATAAACTCTCCCGCTTCCCGGTCATGGCAACGGCAGTCACGCCAAATGCCTGGTACTCCTGGTTATCCCCTGTCATCTTTCAGCCTCCGCCCGCCGAAATCCCCGAACCGCCCCCTCCATGGGAAGCTAGCACTCTAACCTGCCACCCTCACGAGCTCATCCCCTTGTTCAATAACAAGTCTTCAAGGCCCCGAATCGTCATTGGTCATAACGTGGGCTATGATCGGGCGCgagtgaaggaagaatacTCCTTAGAAAGGACGCAGACACGGTGGCTTGATACACTCTCACTTCACGTATCCACGCGAGGCATCACATCTGTCCAACGTCCTGCTTGGATGGCATAtaggaagaacaagaaggccAAAAAGCTGCGTGAGCAAGAAAACCTCTCGATCTTACAAGAGATGGCGGAAAAGAGCGGTGATGGTGCAATCATGGAGAGTCTACAGGAATTCGGGGCAGCTAGCGAAACCGAAGAAGCCGAGGCTCTGCAGGGTCGATGGGAGGATGTTACTTCAATGAACTCTCTGGCTGAGGTAGCAGCGTTACATTGCGGGTACGCAGTTGACAAGTCAGTTCGGGACAGTTTCGGTGATGATTCAATTAAACACGCTTCACAAATTCGCAGTGAACTTCACCAGCTCCTGTCCTATTGCGCCGACGATGTCCGTGTGACTCACGATGTCTACGCTAAAGTCTTCCCACTTTTCCTTGAATCTTGCCCTCATCCTGCCACATTATCGGGTGTGTTGGCCATGGGTAATTCTTTCCTACCTGTTGATCAAAGCTGGAAGGAATATCTCAGGAACGCAGAGGAGACATATAGGGAAATGGATGCCGCTGTCAAGAAAGCGCTGAGGCTGCTGGCTGAGAAATTGAGAGCTGAGGGTGAaccaaagaaagaagatcctTGGGCATCACAACTTGATTGGTCGCCAAAGACCGCTCGATGGTCGGACGAGGATCTTGAGGGAACCCTAAAATACCCTGTGCAGCCACGAGAAGGCTCTCAACCTCGCAAACCAGACTCCAGCTCCAGTGCCTCCTCTCCTGCATGGGTCACCCAAATATCTTCTAATCATTCCGTCCTAAAATCGAACATGTCACAACGCTACCTTTTACCCCTGCTGCTTCGCATGTCTTTCAAGGGTCATCCAGTCGCATACCTGTCCGAACATGGCTGGTGCTTCATGGTGCCACATGACCAAGTTGGCGACTATTTCGATACACACGGTTCTCCACATATGCTTAGTacaaaagacaagaagttggaaaagttggaagaaagtTATTCGTTCTTCAGGATTGGAAAGGCCGATTCTCCAAAAAAGGTAAAGCTCGTAGGACCGTCAATAAAGCCATTCGTGAACAGTGGAGAATTAACAAGCGCCTACCCTGAACTGTTGGccaaggtgaagaaggcggatCTCAATGATGTTGTGGAGGACTTGTGGGAGTGCGTGGTGGATATGGAAAATTTCAAGGAAAGTGAATGGGGACAGCAGCTTGACTGGACACTTGTAACTGAAG ATGTTAGTTTGTCCAATGACGTGtcgctctcttcttcaggaTCTAGTCTGCGggcttcatcatccaagaAATCCAAAACCAACTTTATCACTTGGCCTAAGTGGTATTGGGATCTTACGGGACCAGTCTCCCGTCTTCCGGTTGGTGAACTCGACCTCACTTGCAAAAAAACTATcgcacctcttctcctacGACTTCAATGGCAAGGCTTTCCCCTAGTGCATAGTAAAGAACACAAATGGCTGTATCGTGTTCCAAGAAAAGTGTacaacgaagaagatgaacgCATCGCGAAAGCCCGAGGGCTTCCCGTTTCTTTCAAAATAGAGGGACCGGATTCTGTTTTTGCTAGGGATGACGATCACATTTACTTCCGACTGCCAcacaaagatggagagggcAAGAATGTCGGCAACCCCTTGTCCAAGAGCTTCGTCAAATCCATCGAGTCCGGAGAACTTGCTTCGGCGGCGGCAGAAAGTGGGGACGACGTGGCGGCAAAAGCGGCAACGGACGCAACGAATATGAACGCGTTCTGTAGCTACTGGATTAGTTCACGAGAGCGGATTATGGACCAAATGGTTGTATATAGGGATCAGGAATTTGGTATGATTCTACCTCAGGTTATTACCATGGGCACTGTCACTCGCCGAGCCGTGGAAGCGACTTGGTTGACCGCTTCCAATGCCAAAAAAAACCGTGTAGGTTCCGAACTCAAGGCTATGGTTCGAGCCCCTCCAGGCTACTCTATTGTGGGTGCAGATGTCGATTCCGAAGAGCTTTGGATCTCCAGTGTGATGGGAGACTCGCAGTTTGGTATGCATGGCGCGACTGCAATCGGATGGATGACCCTAGAAGGAACCAAATCGGCTGGAACAGATCTGCACTCAAAGACCGCCAATATCTTGGGTATCTCTCGTGACGCGGCCAAGGTCTTCAATTATTCGCGAATCTATGGTGCGGGGAAGAAGCACGCTGTTCAACTGCTATTACAAGGTGACTCGAAGCTTACGAAAGAGACGGCTGGGAAACTGGCCGACAACCTGTACAAGTCGACTAAAGGTGCCAAAGCTGTCCGAGCAAGGAACCTTCCTCTtgcatctcttccctcgctcTGGCATGGAGGTTCAGAAAGTTACCTGTTCAACACCCTTGAAGCTATTGCACTTAGCGACCGACCAACTACCCCAGCGCTTGGCTGTGGTGTAACCCGAGCTCTTCGCAAGTCTTACCTAGACGAAAACGCCTCATATCTTCCTTCGCGCATCAACTGGGTTGTCCAATCGTCTGGTGTCGATtatctccacctcctcatTGTCTCTATGGAATATCTTATCAAGAAGTATGATATTCAAGCTCGCTACCTGCTCTCTGTGCACGATGAAGTCCGCTATCTCgcgaaggaagaagaccgCTATCGGGCAGCTCTTGCTCTACAAATTGCGAACGCTTGGACCAGAGCCTTATTCTGCTTCAACCTAGGAATTGACGATATGCCGCAGGGCATCACGTTCTTCTCGGCAGTCGACATTGATCATGTGTTGAGAAAGGAGGTTTTCCTTACATGTGAGACGCCCAGCCATCCAAAAGTCATTCCTGCTGGTGAATCACTTGATATCAACGCGCTTCTTGAGAAGATTCCTCGAGGGGATCTCGGCACCCCTATTCCTGACGATCTTCAGCCATCGACTAACATTAAACCCCCAGTTGCTTTATTCCCTAACATTCAGTCCACCCGTCATCGTGAATTCCTCCAGGCACAGGCCAGTAAAGGAGGTATGGCGGCGAAGAAATGGTTGGATGATCTGCCGCCCGTGGTACAGGATACTGATGAGAGtaaatga
- a CDS encoding fructose-bisphosphate aldolase 1, translated as MSGALSVVPAGVITGDNVRKLFKYAKDNKFAIPAINVTSSSVVNACLEAARDINSPIILQVSQGGAAFFAGKGLKNDNQEASIAGAVAAAHFIRSVAPHYGVPVVLHSDHCAKKLLPWFDGMLEADEAYFKEHGEPLFSSHMLDLSEESKEDNIKDCVFYFKRMAKINLWLEMEIGITGGEEDGVDNTSVDNNSLYTQPEDIWDVYSALNAISPNFSIAAGFGNVHGVYKPGNVKLRPELLGKHQKYTYEKIGGDEQKPLYLVFHGGSGSTKDEIREAVVNGVVKMNVDTDTQWAYLSGVRDFILKKKDYLMTQVGNPEGADKPNKKQYDPRVWVREGEKTLVERVKEACVDLGNKNRN; from the exons ATGTCTGGTGCTCTCTCCGTCGTCCCC GCTGGTGTTATCACTGGTGACAACGTCCGAAAGCTTTTCAAGTACGCCAAGGACAACAAG TTCGCTATCCCC GCCATC AACgtcacttcttcttccgttGTCAATGCTTGTCTTGAGGCTGCCCGAGACATCAACTCCCCTATCATCCTCCAGGTTTCTCAGGGTGGTGCCGCTTTCTTCGCCGGAAAGGGCTTGAAGAACGACAACCAGGAGGCTTCCATCGCTGGTGCCGTCGCTGCTGCCCACTTCATCCGCTCCGTTGCTCCCCACTACGGCGT TCCCGTCGTCCTCCACTCTGACCACTGTGCCAAGAAGCTCCTTCCTTGGTTCGATGGTATGCTCGAGGCCGACGAGGCTTACTTCAAGGAGCACGGAGAGCCCCTCTTCTC TTCTCACATGCTTGACTTGTCTGAAGAGTCCAAGGAGGACAACATCAAGGACTGTGTCTTCTACTTCAAGCGAATGGCCAAGATTAACC TCTGGCTCGAAATGGAAATCGGTATCACcggtggtgaggaggacGGTGTTGACAACACCTCTGTCGACAACAACTCTCTCTACACCCAGCCCGAGGACATCTGGGATGTCTACTCTGCCCTTAACGCCATCTCTCCTAACTTCTCTATCGCTGCCGGTTTCGGTAACGTCCACGGTGTCTACAAGCCCGGAAACGTCAAGCTCAGGCCTGAGCTCCTTGGCAAGCACCAGAAGTACACTTACGAGAAGATCGGCGGTGACGAGCAGAAGCCCTT GTACCTCGTCTTCCACGGTGGTTCCGGTTCTACCAAGGATGAGATCCGAGAGGCTGTTGTCAACGGTGTCGTTAAGATGAACGTTGACACCGACACCCAATGGGCTTACCTCAGCGGTGTCCGTGACTTCAtcctcaagaagaaggactACCTCATGACTCAGGTTGGTAACCCTGAGGGCGCCGACAAGCCCAACAAGAAGCAGTACGACCCCCGAGTCTGGGTAAGGGAAGGTGAAAAGACTCTTGTCGAGCGAGTCAAGGAGGCCTGTGTCGACTTGGGCAACAAGAACAGGAACTAA